The sequence GGTATAGAATATGTATTCTATACCACTTCATTCACAGATTGCTCGGATGGATCTTTCCATAtagaaagaatagaaagaagTCTGTTGATATTGATTTGGTTGACACGGGCATATAAGGCATGTTATACTGTTGAATAACAAGCCTTCTATTATCCATTTATAGATAATCTGTGTGCTTGGGAGCTCCTGATGATTGAATAAACCAAGATCTTACCATGACTGCAATTTTAGAGAGACGCGAAAGCACAAGCCTATGGGGTCGCTTCTGCAACTGGGTAACCAGCACTGAAAATCGTCTTTACATTGGATGGTTCGGTGTTTTGATGATCCCTACCCTATTGACCGCTACTTCTGTATTTATTATCGCCTTCATTGCGGCTCCTCCAGTAGATATTGATGGTATTCGTGAACCTGTTTCTGGTTCTCTACTTTatggaaataatattatttctggTGCCATTGTTCCTACTTCTGCGGCTATCGGGTTGCATTTTTACCCGATATGGGAAGCATCATCCGTTGATGAATGGTTATACAATGGCGGTCCTTATGAACTAATTGTTCTACACTTCTTACTTGGTGTAGCTTGTTACATGGGTCGTGAGTGGGAGCTTAGCTTCCGTCTGGGTATGCGCCCTTGGATTGCTGTTGCGTATTCAGCTCCTGTTGCAGCTGCTACTGCTGTTTTCTTGATCTACCCTATTGGTCAAGGAAGCTTCTCTGATGGTATGCCTCTAGGAATATCTGGTACTTTCAACTTCATGATTGTATTCCAGGCTGAACACAACATCCTTATGCATCCATTCCACATGTTAGGTGTGGCTGGTGTATTCGGCGGCTCTCTATTCAGTGCTATGCATGGTTCCTTGGTAACCTCTAGTTTGATCAGGGAAACTACTGAAAATGAGTCTGCTAATGAAGGTTACAGATTCggtcaagaggaagaaacctatAATATCGTAGCTGCTCATGGTTATTTTGGCCGATTGATCTTCCAATATGCTAGTTTCAACAACTCTCGTTCCTTACACTTCTTCCTAGCTGCTTGGCCTGTTGTAGGTATCTGGTTCACCGCTTTAGGTATCAGCACTATGGCATTCAACctaaatggattcaatttcaatcaatccGTAGTTGACAGTCAAGGTCGTGTTATTAACACTTGGGCTGATATCATTAATCGTGCTAACCTTGGTATGGAAGTTATGCATGAACGTAATGCTCACAACTTCCCTCTGGACCTAGCTGCTGTCGAAGCTCCATCTACAAATGGATAATACTTTGATGTCAGTGTATACGAGTCGTTGAAGGAACAATACCCAATCTCTTGGTTGGGTATTGTTCCGTTCTATTCAGTCACGTTTTACTCATATGATGATTCCATTCTAATCTCTTTCCTTCAcaaaatctaatctaaatcaATACAGCAAGCAGCATTTACGCTGCGTTGCGTGGTTCATTGTTGCCGAGTGACCTATTTTCGCTATGTACTAAactcatatataattataataaattccACAAAATCGTTTGACTTCTTTATTGTGAATTGTTAGTGTTACGGGGTTGGCCTCTTATGACAAGGGATATAACAGATAAATAATTATCTCTCGGCCTCGGcgcaaagaaaaggagagtcaGAAGAAGAGTCTATGATGAAGGCTAAAACGAAATATGACATGACTCTTAATTGAGTCAGAGTAGGGGCGGATGTAGCCAAGTGGATTAAGGTAGTGGATTGTGAATCCACCATTCGCGGGTTCAATTCCCGTCGTTCgccattcacatcattcattattttttctttctctttctatttacggcgacgaagaataaaaatatcactatatttattccttttcctactcttcttccaagcgcgggataacccaaggagttgtgggtttttttctaccaatcggggccctccttcaccacctccatggggatggtctacagggttcataactactcctcttactacaggacgcttacctagccaacatttagatccggctctacccaaacttttctggttcgccccgacattacccacttgtccgactgttgctgagcagtttttggatatcaaacgaacctctccagatggtaatcttaatgtggccgatttaccctcttttgcaatcagtttcgctacagcacctgctgctctagctaattgtccaccctttccaagtgttatttctatgttatgtatggccgtgcctaagggcatatcggttgaagtagattcttctttttgatcaatcaaaaccccttcccaaactgtacaagcttcttccaaagcatacggctttctggatgtagatgatgatatctagacagatggatcttatatgaatcgtatgatgaagtaccacatgagtggatatataggaatccaaatctgccgaatcactcatgctacgatcttctacatcctaggtctccccattccgtcatctggcttatgttcttcatgtagcactcagaccgaatgactctatgaaattacgtcgatacttccattccacatattacgggtaacgtaggagacatctctatttttcccccggggatctttagaattaccactgcttagcttcaattcgcctctgaccatcaaatgaaatgtgaataacccatcctcctctctttgaaacaggggcgcttccggttctatccgtgcttcaaacaattttgtcttctccatattaccatatctctagagtcaataattttatatgaggaaccactgaactcaatcacctgctgccgttactcttcagttttctgttgaggtctatccgtagaggtactcaaattggatcagtgatcgatttctaggttttgtcgtaaacctaattggttacttccaattacgtaaatcaatagttcaaaccgcactcaaggtagggcatttcccattgatataggaacttctgtaccagaacaatggtatctccaattatagcccctctgggatgtaaaatatatctcttctcaccatcccatagtgtatgagacaaatgtatgcatttcgattagggtcgtattctatggttacgattctaccagatatgtcttttgcattccgtcgaaaatcgatttacggtatagacgcttatgacctccccctctatgccttgcggtaatgattcctctggcattacgacctttaccacaacgatgctgtccatagatcaatttgttcgtggattggatttcgcttgactgtctacggctcctttgcgtgtgctaggggtagaagttttgtataaatgtatggccatgttattaagtatttatttttttttatttaagttcttttctctataagaggtggaatagaataacccggttgaagcgtaatgatcatacgtctgtaatgcattgtatgtcgcataataggtccattcttctaccctttcccgggagtcgatggctattcatagctactaccttgacaccaagaagagttcgatccaatgctttatttctgtcctagttgatcctgattcgacattagaagtatattgattgttccccaataaccgaatacttttttctgtaaatactgcatatttgattccatccataaatccattttcttccctatgagttccagtatctataagaattagaattcttaccgtttctaccgtttctatcttattcttatagtatgaatataccaattagttatctatggatgatgagattccgttgatacggagccaattctattattgaacgttccaattcgcgtgcatccagcaggaattgaacctacgaatttgccaattatgagttgggcgctttaaccattcagccatggatgcttcgcggagactcgtcatcaacgggggctgtctttgtgtaagtggatttcaattgaaatataatcttcgtttaggagaaatcaatgaaacggcatcaattcaaatcctgtattttggaattgagagagatattgagagagatcaagaattctcgctatttcttagattcatggaccaaattcgattcagtggtgtctttcactcacatttttttccaccaagaacgttttgtgaaactccttggcccccaaacttggagtgtcctgctttcacgtgattcacagggttcaacaagcaatcgatatttcactttcacgatcaaaggtgtagtactgcttgtagtagcggtccttatatatcgtattaacaatcgaaatatggtcgaaagaaaaaatctctatttgatggggcttcttcctatacctatgaattccattggacccagaaatgatacattggaagaatctttttggtctcccaatatcaataggttgattgtttcgctcctgtatcttccaaagggaaaaagatctctgagagttgtttcatggatccgaaagagagtacttgggtcctcccaataactaaaaagtgtatcatgcctgaatctaactggggttcgcggtggtggaggaactggatcggaaaaaagagggattctagttgtaagatatctaatgaaacagtagctggaattgagatctcattcaaagagaaagatatcaaatatctggagtttctttttgtatcctatatggatgatccgatccgcaaggaccatggttgggaattgtttgatcgtgtttctccgaggaagaagcgaaacataatcaatttgaattcgggacagctattcgaaatcttagcgaaacacttgatttgttatctcatgtctgcttttcgtgaaaaagaccaattgaagtggagggtttcctcaaacaacaaggagctgaggcaactattccatcaaatgatattgagcatgtttcccatctcttctcgagaaacaagtgggatatttctttgcaaaattgtgctcaatttcatatgtggcaattccaccaagatctcttcgttagttgggggaagaatcagcacgaatcggattttttgaggaacgtatcgagagagaatttgatttggttagacaatatgtggttggtaaacaaggatcggttttttagcaaggtacggaatgtatcgtcaaatattcaatatgattccacaagatctattttcgttcaagtaacggattctagccaattgaaaggatcttctgatcaatccagagatcatttcgattccattaggaatgaggattcggaatatcacacattgatcaatcaaacagagattcagcaa comes from Nymphaea colorata isolate Beijing-Zhang1983 unplaced genomic scaffold, ASM883128v2 scaffold0220, whole genome shotgun sequence and encodes:
- the LOC126409406 gene encoding photosystem II protein D1, encoding MTAILERRESTSLWGRFCNWVTSTENRLYIGWFGVLMIPTLLTATSVFIIAFIAAPPVDIDGIREPVSGSLLYGNNIISGAIVPTSAAIGLHFYPIWEASSVDEWLYNGGPYELIVLHFLLGVACYMGREWELSFRLGMRPWIAVAYSAPVAAATAVFLIYPIGQGSFSDGMPLGISGTFNFMIVFQAEHNILMHPFHMLGVAGVFGGSLFSAMHGSLVTSSLIRETTENESANEGYRFGQEEETYNIVAAHGYFGRLIFQYASFNNSRSLHFFLAAWPVVGIWFTALGISTMAFNLNGFNFNQSVVDSQGRVINTWADIINRANLGMEVMHERNAHNFPLDLAAVEAPSTNG